A genomic stretch from Telmatocola sphagniphila includes:
- a CDS encoding extracellular solute-binding protein: MKLTLFVSPDYPHSDLIEQRIKSWSLKSGASIRLSSDVNLPADLYFYPAFDLPRLVEAGKLAKVTPEFRGVGSTYDWNDLMSPYSQRLALWNGQPFGIPLLGEGEVLVWRSDKFKDPKKLQAFREKFKTEPRAPETWDELTNWAEFWNTPEAPTLTAFPTRAEDIQRIFLIIASCYERKTLINSDVGQKILSTQANDELFSFLYDLKTYAPRLASPAFQYAAELLARMQKCRPSGTGDPVEAIKSGSALFAILKLDELARLKPQEGLELAPLPGAAFTYDYNSGQKVIDKSGAINRMPFIGWGAWFGGVGADTKNPAAAFDFFADFGNPTKTSLELLAAAKWGVGPYRRSHEETRNQTRFLGYGFDKKQTEHLLTALRFENTSSIINYRLSPRTPDVREQTAILAEALQEIVSGKTQVDAGLQKASRLWIELGKKQPEAVRKQWIRNSLGI, translated from the coding sequence GTGAAGCTGACTCTCTTCGTTTCGCCCGATTACCCTCATTCCGATCTCATCGAACAGCGTATTAAATCCTGGTCATTGAAGAGTGGCGCTTCGATTCGCCTCAGTTCGGACGTCAATCTTCCCGCCGATCTTTACTTCTACCCGGCCTTCGATCTGCCTCGACTCGTCGAGGCAGGCAAACTTGCAAAAGTCACTCCGGAATTTCGTGGCGTCGGTTCTACCTATGACTGGAATGATTTGATGTCCCCCTACTCTCAGCGATTGGCCCTCTGGAATGGCCAACCGTTTGGCATTCCACTGTTGGGGGAAGGGGAAGTTCTGGTCTGGCGTTCCGACAAGTTCAAAGATCCCAAAAAACTCCAGGCTTTTCGCGAAAAATTCAAAACCGAGCCGCGTGCTCCCGAAACGTGGGATGAGCTCACCAACTGGGCCGAGTTCTGGAATACACCCGAGGCGCCGACCCTGACCGCCTTTCCCACCCGCGCGGAAGATATTCAGAGAATCTTCCTGATCATAGCCAGCTGCTACGAACGCAAAACACTCATCAATAGCGATGTGGGGCAGAAAATACTTTCCACTCAAGCGAACGATGAACTGTTTTCATTTCTTTACGATTTGAAAACTTATGCCCCTCGTCTGGCCTCCCCGGCTTTCCAGTACGCCGCGGAATTACTGGCTCGCATGCAGAAATGCCGACCGAGCGGAACAGGCGATCCCGTGGAAGCCATCAAAAGTGGCTCCGCCCTGTTCGCCATTTTGAAACTCGATGAACTGGCTCGCTTGAAACCGCAGGAAGGGTTGGAATTAGCTCCACTTCCCGGAGCCGCCTTCACCTACGATTATAACAGCGGCCAAAAAGTGATCGACAAAAGTGGTGCCATCAACCGCATGCCCTTTATCGGCTGGGGAGCCTGGTTCGGCGGCGTGGGTGCTGATACGAAAAATCCCGCCGCGGCTTTTGATTTCTTCGCGGATTTCGGGAATCCGACGAAAACCAGCCTGGAACTCCTGGCTGCGGCCAAATGGGGAGTTGGCCCCTATCGGCGTTCCCATGAGGAAACGCGTAACCAGACGCGCTTTCTCGGCTACGGATTTGACAAAAAACAGACCGAGCATCTGCTTACGGCACTGCGTTTCGAAAATACCTCGAGTATTATTAACTACCGACTGAGCCCGCGGACCCCGGATGTTCGGGAGCAAACCGCGATCCTGGCCGAGGCGCTACAAGAAATCGTCTCGGGTAAAACCCAGGTCGATGCGGGGCTGCAAAAAGCTTCCCGGCTATGGATCGAACTGGGGAAGAAACAGCCCGAAGCCGTGCGCAAACAGTGGATCCGCAACAGTCTGGGAATTTAA
- the queA gene encoding tRNA preQ1(34) S-adenosylmethionine ribosyltransferase-isomerase QueA, with product MFWDYELPEELIAQQPAEPRDSSRLLRLDVRRGNISHHLFRDLPELLAPNDLLIVNDSRVLPARLLGTREKTGGKWEALFLKTTAEGFWETLAKCGGNPQVGEILQVRDFRLIYRGRVGDHSLFEPASEGSFVDLLERFGSMPLPPYIRKGVAQSEDRDRYQTVFNSQPGSVAAPTAGLHFTPELLSRLKQKGIESATVTLHVGLGTFEPVRTEDPTQHAMHAEWAAVSKATIEKIRQAKARGGRVIAVGTTSCRALESAGYSEWTGETQIFIHPPYSFRVVDALITNFHLPKTTLLLLVAALAGEENLKRAYETAIAERYRFYSYGDAMFVS from the coding sequence ATGTTTTGGGATTATGAACTACCTGAGGAGTTGATTGCCCAGCAACCCGCTGAGCCCCGCGATTCTTCCCGCCTGCTGCGACTGGATGTCCGCCGCGGGAACATTTCTCACCACCTCTTTCGCGATCTTCCCGAACTGTTAGCGCCGAACGATCTGCTGATCGTGAACGATTCCCGTGTGCTGCCGGCTCGACTGCTGGGCACCCGCGAAAAAACCGGCGGTAAGTGGGAAGCGCTGTTTCTCAAAACCACGGCCGAAGGTTTTTGGGAAACTCTTGCCAAGTGCGGCGGCAACCCACAAGTGGGTGAGATTCTCCAGGTGCGGGACTTCCGATTGATTTACCGGGGCCGCGTTGGAGATCACTCCCTCTTTGAGCCCGCTTCAGAAGGTTCCTTTGTGGATTTGCTGGAGAGATTCGGTTCGATGCCGTTGCCTCCTTACATCCGAAAAGGAGTAGCCCAAAGTGAAGATCGGGATCGCTATCAAACCGTTTTCAACTCTCAGCCGGGCTCGGTAGCCGCACCAACGGCCGGCCTCCATTTCACACCAGAGTTACTATCCCGGCTGAAGCAGAAAGGAATCGAGTCGGCCACCGTGACACTGCATGTGGGCCTCGGTACCTTCGAGCCGGTCCGGACGGAAGATCCGACCCAACATGCGATGCATGCCGAATGGGCCGCCGTCTCGAAAGCGACGATTGAAAAAATTCGGCAAGCCAAAGCTCGCGGCGGTCGAGTGATTGCGGTGGGAACGACGAGTTGCCGGGCTCTCGAATCGGCGGGATACTCAGAATGGACTGGGGAAACCCAGATTTTCATTCACCCACCCTATTCGTTTCGCGTAGTCGATGCATTGATCACGAATTTTCATCTGCCAAAGACGACTCTGCTACTGCTTGTCGCGGCGCTGGCGGGGGAGGAGAATCTGAAGCGAGCATACGAAACGGCGATCGCCGAACGATACCGCTTCTACAGTTATGGGGATGCGATGTTCGTCAGTTGA
- a CDS encoding FHA domain-containing protein has product MKLSLVVAAGVHTGKVIPVSVTEFKIGRDPDCQLRPASPSISKKHCAIVTKEEKVFVIDFGSTNGTFVNNEQVAGERELRNDDYFKAGPLEFKIKIEGVVQAKPAPQPVAVAANDASTVTSHDDADAMAMLMLTDGEDPSPSSSGNSPTAEASIPDGTTIMDVPAVPGEKKDDKKSKGFNADTAGAAASILSKYMRRPRT; this is encoded by the coding sequence ATGAAGCTTAGTCTGGTAGTGGCGGCAGGCGTTCATACCGGGAAGGTTATTCCCGTTAGCGTGACGGAATTCAAAATCGGTCGCGATCCCGACTGCCAACTGCGGCCTGCGAGCCCTTCTATAAGCAAAAAGCATTGTGCCATCGTGACGAAAGAAGAAAAAGTGTTCGTCATCGATTTCGGCAGCACGAACGGCACCTTTGTAAATAACGAACAAGTAGCCGGTGAACGCGAACTCCGCAACGACGATTACTTCAAAGCCGGTCCGCTTGAATTCAAAATTAAAATCGAGGGTGTGGTGCAGGCAAAACCGGCACCTCAGCCGGTCGCCGTTGCGGCTAATGACGCCTCGACAGTTACCTCTCACGATGATGCCGACGCCATGGCCATGCTTATGCTCACTGATGGCGAAGATCCGTCTCCTTCAAGCTCGGGCAACTCCCCCACGGCTGAAGCCAGCATACCCGATGGCACGACCATCATGGATGTACCGGCTGTACCCGGAGAGAAGAAAGACGACAAGAAGAGTAAAGGCTTCAATGCCGACACAGCAGGTGCCGCGGCTTCCATTCTCTCCAAGTATATGCGACGACCCCGAACGTAA
- the mutY gene encoding A/G-specific adenine glycosylase translates to MSNFQRKLLKWFDSHARELPWRINRDPYRIWLSEVMLQQTTVAAVIGYFDRFVTKFPTLVSLAAAEEADVLLLWQGLGYYSRARNLHRAAKILVNEHNGKFPEDPEIFSKLPGIGRYMLGAILSQAFEQRLPIVEANTRRVYVRLLSRFDLDLDSREGQVWLWQTATDLLPRKRIGDFNQALMELGATLCRPQPLCEECPVSKECLAYQSGLQDQLPLSRKKKEFEQVQTVTLVIEDQGKFLLRQIGPGGRWARLWEFPQRTIEPEETEAEACRKLLEELGIRAQIGKEITQIRYGVTRFKIQMTALEAELTGRAIAREDFRWLLPGEWADHPLSTPMRKLAEILRNPRQLRLF, encoded by the coding sequence GTGTCTAATTTCCAACGCAAGTTATTAAAATGGTTTGATTCTCACGCCCGTGAGCTTCCTTGGCGAATTAATCGCGACCCTTATCGCATCTGGCTGAGCGAAGTGATGCTCCAGCAGACGACCGTGGCCGCCGTGATCGGCTATTTCGATCGCTTCGTGACAAAATTCCCAACATTGGTTTCCCTGGCGGCAGCGGAAGAAGCCGACGTCCTGTTGCTCTGGCAGGGTTTAGGGTACTACTCCCGGGCGCGCAACCTGCATCGGGCCGCCAAAATCCTCGTAAATGAGCACAACGGCAAATTCCCTGAAGATCCCGAAATCTTTTCGAAGCTGCCCGGCATTGGTCGCTATATGTTGGGGGCCATTCTCTCACAGGCTTTCGAACAGCGATTACCCATCGTCGAAGCCAATACCCGTCGAGTTTACGTGCGTCTGCTTTCCCGATTCGATCTCGATTTGGATAGCCGGGAAGGGCAGGTCTGGCTCTGGCAGACGGCCACCGATTTACTTCCCAGAAAGAGAATTGGCGATTTCAATCAGGCATTAATGGAACTGGGCGCAACCCTTTGTCGGCCGCAACCGCTGTGCGAGGAGTGCCCGGTTTCGAAGGAGTGCCTCGCTTACCAGAGTGGCCTCCAGGACCAATTGCCACTCAGCAGGAAGAAGAAAGAATTCGAGCAAGTTCAGACGGTAACGCTAGTGATTGAGGATCAAGGTAAGTTTCTGTTGCGACAGATCGGACCTGGGGGAAGATGGGCTCGGCTCTGGGAATTTCCGCAACGAACTATTGAGCCCGAGGAGACGGAAGCGGAAGCCTGTCGGAAGCTACTAGAGGAGCTGGGTATACGAGCCCAGATCGGTAAGGAGATCACCCAGATCCGCTATGGCGTTACCCGATTCAAAATTCAGATGACAGCTCTTGAAGCGGAGTTGACGGGACGTGCGATCGCGCGGGAGGATTTTCGTTGGCTCCTACCGGGCGAATGGGCCGATCATCCGCTGAGCACGCCGATGAGGAAGCTGGCCGAGATTCTCCGTAATCCCAGACAACTACGACTTTTCTGA